From Bacillota bacterium, one genomic window encodes:
- a CDS encoding LacI family DNA-binding transcriptional regulator, with product MGNAGERPRRITIKDVARSAGVSVTTASVALRRTAPVKESTRQRVLEAARRLHYYPNRLAQTLVLQRSTLVGVLVPDIADPYFHEIVKGVEAALSRHGYSVLLCDTDRLPERQAAYLVSLREHQVSAIIVAGAEEQDEAMLRQLQDEGVRIVLVGRTISGIPHVRIRNDQAAALAAEHLLGLGHRRIAFIRGPEGNEAAVMRLEGFRETLQRAGTWDERLVFSGAFDVLSGSAAMGHVLALRARLRPAERPTAVLAANDQMAVGALQTALRAGVRIPDDMAIMGIGGIPLTAQVYPTLSTVALPLRGLGEVVGEQVCRTGEAVLATDLLAEACVPTSACVPGLIPALPIELVPRDSTLSSGC from the coding sequence ATGGGCAACGCTGGCGAGAGGCCACGGCGCATCACCATTAAGGACGTGGCACGCTCCGCTGGCGTCTCCGTCACGACGGCATCCGTGGCGCTCAGGCGAACCGCCCCGGTGAAGGAGTCGACGCGGCAGCGGGTGCTGGAGGCGGCGCGACGCCTGCACTACTATCCCAATCGCCTGGCGCAGACCCTGGTCCTCCAGCGGTCCACGCTGGTCGGCGTGCTCGTGCCGGACATCGCCGATCCGTACTTCCACGAAATCGTGAAGGGCGTCGAGGCGGCGCTGTCCCGTCACGGATACAGCGTCCTGCTGTGCGACACCGATCGCCTTCCCGAGCGTCAGGCGGCGTATCTGGTGAGTCTCCGGGAGCACCAGGTTTCCGCCATCATCGTGGCGGGGGCTGAAGAGCAAGACGAGGCCATGCTGCGCCAGCTCCAGGACGAGGGCGTACGAATCGTCCTGGTGGGGCGGACGATCTCGGGCATTCCCCACGTGAGGATCCGCAACGACCAGGCCGCCGCGCTGGCCGCCGAGCACCTGCTGGGGCTGGGCCACCGGCGCATTGCTTTCATCCGGGGGCCGGAGGGCAACGAGGCCGCTGTCATGCGGCTGGAGGGGTTCCGGGAGACGCTGCAGCGGGCCGGCACCTGGGACGAGCGGCTCGTTTTCTCGGGCGCTTTCGACGTGCTGAGCGGCTCGGCCGCCATGGGCCACGTCCTCGCTCTACGAGCCCGGCTGCGGCCCGCCGAGCGTCCGACCGCGGTGCTGGCCGCCAATGACCAGATGGCCGTCGGCGCCCTGCAGACCGCCCTGCGGGCCGGGGTGCGCATCCCGGACGACATGGCCATCATGGGGATCGGCGGGATCCCGTTGACGGCTCAGGTGTACCCTACCCTGTCCACCGTCGCGCTGCCGCTGCGCGGCCTCGGTGAGGTGGTGGGGGAACAGGTGTGCAGGACCGGCGAGGCCGTCCTGGCCACCGATCTCCTCGCCGAGGCCTGCGTCCCGACATCTGCATGTGTCCCGGGCCTCATCCCCGCGCTGCCCATCGAGCTGGTGCCCCGGGACTCCACCCTCAGCAGCGGTTGTTAG
- a CDS encoding Gfo/Idh/MocA family oxidoreductase, with product MTDRLTVAVLGTGRMGAVHTRALQQIARRGLEANGRRVTLEVVLYGRNPTKLEALARETGVERTFSELDALWQAEGIDVVDNCLINDLHYDVLRRAIDRGLHVFTEKPLTIRLDQARDLLSRAERAGVHHGIVQNMRFQAGPARAKELIEAGALGRIFHVRVVFGYFVPRELSNRPAWFFSKEQAGGGIVHDMMAHFFDLISYLVAPIQSVACFTGTYFPSRIGTDGRPFQVDVEDAAGVLLRLENGAIADIFASWVRRRHEEIPLVEIDGEKGSVVFSFHTLRLQRAERTPLFRFDPTEVQQSWQDGWETIELPRLDPFEVQLEGFLKGILAGTPFRPDWHDAVTTQEWIERAYAAAAVV from the coding sequence ATGACCGACCGGCTGACGGTGGCCGTTCTGGGCACGGGACGGATGGGGGCCGTACACACGAGGGCGCTGCAGCAAATCGCGCGCCGCGGCCTGGAGGCCAACGGGAGAAGGGTGACCCTCGAGGTCGTCCTCTACGGGCGCAACCCAACCAAGCTTGAGGCGCTCGCCCGGGAAACAGGAGTCGAGAGGACCTTCTCCGAGCTCGACGCGCTGTGGCAGGCTGAGGGCATCGACGTCGTCGACAACTGCCTGATCAACGACCTGCACTACGACGTCCTCCGCCGCGCCATTGACCGGGGCCTCCATGTCTTCACCGAAAAGCCTCTTACCATCCGGCTCGACCAGGCCCGGGACCTCCTCAGCCGGGCGGAGCGGGCCGGTGTCCACCACGGCATCGTGCAGAACATGCGCTTCCAGGCGGGCCCCGCCCGGGCGAAGGAGCTCATCGAGGCCGGGGCTCTCGGCCGCATTTTCCACGTGCGCGTGGTCTTCGGCTACTTCGTGCCGCGTGAGCTGTCCAACCGGCCAGCCTGGTTCTTCTCCAAGGAGCAGGCGGGCGGCGGGATCGTGCACGACATGATGGCCCACTTTTTCGACCTCATCTCGTACCTCGTCGCTCCCATTCAGAGCGTGGCGTGCTTCACCGGCACCTACTTCCCGTCGCGCATCGGCACCGACGGGCGGCCCTTCCAGGTGGACGTCGAAGACGCTGCCGGCGTCCTGCTGAGGCTGGAGAATGGCGCTATCGCCGACATCTTCGCGAGCTGGGTGAGGCGCCGCCACGAGGAGATCCCTCTCGTGGAGATCGATGGGGAGAAGGGCAGCGTGGTGTTCAGCTTCCACACCCTGCGGCTGCAGAGGGCTGAACGGACGCCATTGTTCCGGTTCGACCCGACCGAGGTGCAGCAGTCCTGGCAGGACGGCTGGGAAACAATCGAGTTGCCGCGCCTCGATCCCTTCGAGGTGCAGCTTGAGGGGTTCCTGAAGGGGATTCTGGCCGGCACCCCCTTCCGGCCTGACTGGCACGATGCGGTCACCACGCAGGAGTGGATCGAAAGAGCGTACGCGGCCGCGGCGGTTGTCTAA
- a CDS encoding dimethylsulfonioproprionate lyase family protein gives MDVIRLSDVVGEEFPAGRRTRVLVGAGGPLQAQHFVEGYVSIRPGGGVPAHEHPQEEVYLILSGNGTIRVGHETRTVEGVTAVYIPPGVEHELRNTGETEMIMVFTYAPPGIVSHWEAERRGQLGAANR, from the coding sequence ATGGACGTCATCCGGCTCTCAGACGTGGTCGGTGAAGAGTTCCCGGCCGGGCGCAGGACCCGGGTGCTGGTCGGTGCGGGAGGCCCCCTCCAGGCTCAGCACTTTGTGGAGGGGTATGTTTCCATCCGACCGGGCGGGGGTGTGCCAGCCCACGAGCATCCGCAGGAGGAGGTCTACCTCATCCTGTCGGGCAACGGAACGATCCGGGTGGGGCACGAGACGAGGACGGTGGAGGGTGTCACCGCCGTCTACATCCCGCCCGGCGTAGAGCACGAACTCCGTAACACGGGTGAGACGGAAATGATCATGGTCTTCACCTACGCACCGCCCGGGATCGTTTCCCATTGGGAGGCCGAACGCCGAGGGCAGCTGGGTGCGGCCAACCGATGA
- a CDS encoding dihydrodipicolinate synthase family protein, with protein MRPTDDEITTTGKAFRGGGAVVEALSYEAVARMIVARRRVEGAAAVLLPYRPDGVPDLDGFSRLVAHIAAQGLIPAVNMDTGYVDLLSPAERGQVLQEAARTLAGRPFIAGVYVGDDPGDLAGAYRRDADRIRELGGLPILFPCARLRAMAPGEQLDVYRRVAAGGGPLLAFELSPMFTPAGFLFSEELYRGIVELPEFVGMKHSSLSRRLEWQRLDVRNRVRKEFRIYTGNDLAIDMVIYGSDYLLGLAAFVPEAFALRDDLWEAGDVRFFELNDALQYLGQFAFRPPVPAYKHSAAQFLHLLGRITSDAPHPGALKRPDSDRLVLEEIARRLQGLMDVIRARPHEGEAGQGEDRKGGVRKPGGSAP; from the coding sequence GTGCGGCCAACCGATGACGAGATAACCACCACCGGGAAGGCGTTCAGGGGAGGCGGGGCAGTGGTAGAAGCGCTTTCGTACGAGGCAGTTGCACGGATGATTGTAGCCCGCCGGCGAGTCGAAGGGGCGGCCGCCGTGCTACTCCCCTATCGTCCGGACGGGGTACCTGACCTCGACGGCTTCTCACGCCTCGTTGCCCACATCGCCGCTCAGGGGCTCATCCCGGCGGTCAACATGGACACGGGCTATGTCGACCTGCTCAGCCCCGCCGAACGAGGCCAGGTGCTGCAGGAGGCCGCGCGGACCCTGGCCGGGCGGCCGTTCATCGCAGGGGTGTACGTGGGAGACGACCCGGGTGACCTGGCGGGTGCCTATCGCCGAGACGCCGACCGGATCAGGGAGCTGGGCGGTCTACCCATCCTGTTCCCGTGCGCCCGGCTCAGGGCCATGGCGCCAGGCGAGCAACTGGATGTGTACCGGCGGGTCGCCGCCGGAGGGGGGCCGCTGCTCGCCTTCGAACTGAGCCCGATGTTCACGCCTGCGGGCTTCCTCTTCTCCGAGGAACTGTATCGGGGCATCGTGGAGCTACCCGAATTCGTGGGCATGAAGCACTCGTCACTCAGCAGGCGGCTCGAGTGGCAACGGCTGGATGTCCGAAACCGGGTTCGGAAAGAGTTTCGCATCTACACTGGAAACGACCTCGCCATCGACATGGTGATCTACGGGAGCGATTACCTGCTCGGGCTTGCGGCCTTTGTGCCCGAGGCCTTCGCCCTGCGTGACGACCTCTGGGAGGCGGGGGATGTCCGCTTCTTCGAGCTGAACGATGCTCTGCAGTATCTCGGGCAGTTCGCGTTCCGGCCGCCGGTACCGGCGTACAAGCACTCGGCGGCTCAGTTCCTGCACCTACTCGGCCGGATCACCAGCGACGCACCACACCCTGGTGCCCTGAAGCGGCCGGACTCCGACCGTCTCGTGCTCGAGGAGATCGCCCGGAGGCTGCAGGGGCTCATGGACGTCATCCGAGCACGACCCCATGAGGGAGAGGCTGGTCAGGGAGAGGACCGCAAGGGAGGCGTTCGTAAGCCAGGAGGATCGGCACCGTGA